A region of Rhodohalobacter barkolensis DNA encodes the following proteins:
- a CDS encoding acyl-CoA carboxylase subunit beta — protein MSENEKVERLFKLREESKKGGGEKRIEKQHEKGKLTARERIDILLDKNSFEEIDAFVTHRSSAFGLEDQQFLGDGVVTGYGKIDGRPVYVFSQDFTVFGGSLSETHAEKICKVMDLAMKNGVPVIGLNDSGGARIQEGVSSLGGYAEVFWRNSMASGVIPQISAIMGPCAGGAVYSPALTDFVSMVKNTSYMFVTGPNVVKTVTHEEVTSEELGGASAHGVKSGVAHFAEENDAVCLKNIRKLISYIPQNCEEKVPGMPSKEPDAAKAGALDDLVPLNPNKPYDIKDVIDGVMDKDTFYEVHERYADNIVVGFARLDGRTVGIVANQPLSLAGVLDIDASLKGARFVRFCDAFNIPLVVFEDVPGFLPGTDQEWGGIIKHGAKLLYAFCEATVPKMTVITRKAYGGAYDVMNSKHIRADYNIAWPTAEIAVMGTKGAVEIIFRREIAKADNPEEKQKELEDRYSEEFAHPYKAAARGFIDDVVLPSETRVKLIKAFELCHNKADRVPKKKHDNLPL, from the coding sequence ATGTCTGAAAACGAAAAAGTAGAACGGCTATTCAAACTTAGGGAAGAATCAAAAAAGGGTGGCGGAGAAAAGCGGATCGAAAAGCAGCATGAGAAGGGAAAGCTCACTGCCCGTGAACGTATAGATATTCTGCTCGATAAAAATAGTTTTGAAGAGATAGACGCCTTTGTAACTCACCGAAGTTCTGCGTTTGGGCTCGAAGATCAACAGTTTCTGGGCGATGGTGTAGTAACCGGGTACGGGAAGATTGACGGCCGGCCAGTTTATGTATTCAGTCAGGATTTTACAGTTTTTGGCGGATCACTTTCAGAAACACATGCCGAAAAGATCTGTAAAGTAATGGACTTGGCTATGAAAAATGGCGTTCCTGTTATTGGATTGAATGATTCTGGCGGTGCGAGAATTCAGGAAGGCGTGAGTTCACTTGGTGGATATGCAGAGGTGTTCTGGAGAAACTCAATGGCCTCCGGTGTTATTCCTCAAATTTCAGCGATTATGGGGCCCTGTGCCGGCGGGGCGGTTTACAGTCCTGCACTGACAGATTTTGTATCGATGGTGAAAAATACCAGTTATATGTTTGTAACCGGTCCAAACGTGGTCAAAACCGTAACTCATGAAGAGGTTACTTCCGAAGAGCTTGGAGGAGCTTCGGCCCACGGTGTAAAATCAGGAGTGGCACATTTTGCAGAAGAGAATGATGCCGTTTGTTTGAAAAATATTCGAAAGCTGATCAGCTATATTCCGCAAAACTGCGAAGAGAAAGTCCCCGGTATGCCGTCTAAGGAGCCCGATGCTGCCAAGGCCGGTGCATTGGATGATCTGGTGCCTCTTAACCCTAATAAGCCATACGACATCAAAGATGTGATTGATGGGGTAATGGATAAGGATACATTTTATGAGGTTCACGAACGGTATGCGGATAACATTGTGGTCGGTTTTGCGCGACTGGATGGTCGCACGGTAGGGATTGTGGCTAATCAGCCACTTTCATTGGCGGGAGTATTAGATATTGATGCATCACTTAAGGGTGCTAGATTTGTACGATTTTGTGATGCTTTTAACATTCCATTGGTTGTGTTTGAGGATGTACCCGGATTTTTGCCCGGTACGGACCAGGAGTGGGGTGGAATCATCAAGCATGGAGCTAAATTACTCTATGCGTTTTGCGAGGCAACTGTGCCCAAAATGACGGTTATTACGCGTAAAGCCTATGGCGGCGCGTATGATGTAATGAACTCGAAACATATTCGGGCAGATTACAATATTGCATGGCCAACTGCAGAAATTGCCGTGATGGGAACCAAAGGGGCTGTCGAAATTATATTCAGACGAGAAATTGCGAAAGCTGATAATCCTGAAGAGAAGCAGAAAGAACTTGAAGACCGTTACAGTGAAGAGTTTGCTCATCCCTACAAAGCGGCAGCCAGGGGCTTTATCGATGATGTGGTACTGCCTTCGGAAACCCGGGTTAAATTAATCAAGGCGTTTGAGCTGTGTCATAATAAAGCAGATCGTGTGCCTAAGAAAAAGCACGACAACCTGCCTCTTTAA
- a CDS encoding TonB-dependent receptor codes for MIPKLLQNKTYRTYLKVVSSLAFLFVFTATQAFAQRGTVEGVVSDTDNNPLPGANVVLVGENIGTSTNPDGEYSINAPAGDYTLQVSFLGYQTNRQSISILSGETLTVNITLETATVGGDEVVVLGTRRQGRTITQSPVPVDVISAEEVQATGFSQTTAVIRALVPSFNSPESSITDGTDHVRPATLRGLGPDQTLVLINGKRRHTSAILHVNGSVGRGATGVDLNSIPVNMIERIEVLRDGAAAQYGSDAIAGVINIVLKNSTGLDASFSYGQNLTQEERGYAPNQALPDGGSTAGFQSSPYYPGQEDVWHHDGKTVNLHLGYGFELPNNGQLYVSGQYRDRGITNRAGIDPRPNYPEVNGDPDPREFTFDRINHRYGSGDLLDVSGFFSGNMEVADDVELYAFGGISLREGETGGFYRRALDGRNVPEYYPDGFLPLITSNVYDGSFAAGLKGRAGDWSYDFSQVYGHNSLEYGVTNSVNTSIGVGSPTTFKAGTLAFDQATTNLDFVRTADIGTAQPLSIALGSEFRYELYRIIRGDAESYADGGNGAAPGAQVFPGFSPRNEQNEDRYSIAAYADLETDIIDPWTLGLAGRFESYSDFGNTLTGKLSTRFELVEGLAVRGAASTGFRAPSLAQSYFTSIATVFIDGTPFEVGTFPVNSTAAQALGAESLEAETSVNLSAGATFERGNFSLTADVYRITIDDRVVFTENFTGEDLATFLQNQGINATGGRYFTNAVDTETQGIDIIARYGFNLADNSTLRFTLGMNFNETEITNKDEIDTPSELQGLTDVPLFGRVEIGRFEVGQPSSNINFMANYSRDHWSVMLRAVRYGEIEVLRANPDEDQVYGNVFSTDLEFTYNISETVRFSLGGNNIFDVYPDKTFQGNSFNGIFQYSGFSPSGFEGRYVYSRLTINI; via the coding sequence ATGATACCAAAGCTCTTACAAAACAAAACGTATCGCACTTATTTAAAGGTAGTTAGTTCCTTGGCATTCCTGTTTGTGTTTACAGCTACACAAGCATTTGCTCAACGCGGAACCGTAGAAGGTGTCGTTTCAGATACCGACAATAATCCGTTACCGGGTGCCAATGTAGTGTTGGTTGGTGAAAATATTGGTACATCAACAAATCCCGATGGTGAATATTCAATTAACGCGCCGGCCGGCGATTACACACTGCAGGTCAGCTTTCTGGGATATCAAACGAATCGTCAGTCTATCTCAATATTGTCAGGTGAAACACTCACGGTAAACATCACTCTAGAAACGGCTACTGTGGGCGGGGATGAAGTCGTTGTTTTGGGTACACGTCGTCAGGGCCGAACCATCACACAATCACCCGTACCTGTTGATGTAATCAGTGCCGAAGAAGTGCAGGCGACTGGTTTTTCTCAAACTACAGCCGTGATTCGCGCGCTGGTTCCATCGTTTAACTCCCCTGAATCTTCCATTACAGACGGTACAGATCATGTTCGTCCGGCCACACTTCGCGGTTTAGGACCGGATCAAACCCTGGTTTTGATTAACGGGAAAAGACGACATACAAGCGCCATTCTTCATGTAAATGGTTCTGTAGGTCGCGGTGCTACCGGTGTTGACTTGAACTCCATACCTGTGAATATGATTGAACGAATTGAAGTTTTACGGGATGGAGCGGCGGCTCAATACGGATCTGATGCCATTGCGGGTGTAATCAATATTGTTCTTAAAAATTCTACAGGGTTGGATGCCTCTTTCTCTTACGGGCAAAACCTGACTCAGGAAGAGAGAGGCTACGCCCCTAATCAAGCTCTGCCAGATGGTGGATCAACTGCCGGTTTTCAAAGTTCTCCATACTACCCGGGCCAAGAAGATGTATGGCATCATGATGGAAAAACTGTAAACCTCCATCTTGGATACGGTTTTGAACTCCCAAACAATGGTCAGCTCTATGTATCAGGCCAGTATCGTGATCGGGGAATTACAAATCGGGCCGGAATTGACCCAAGACCAAATTATCCGGAAGTGAATGGTGATCCCGATCCACGTGAATTTACGTTTGATCGCATCAACCACCGTTATGGTTCAGGTGATCTTCTGGATGTGAGTGGATTTTTTAGCGGTAATATGGAAGTTGCCGATGATGTTGAACTTTATGCCTTTGGCGGGATCAGCCTGCGTGAAGGTGAAACCGGAGGATTTTATCGGCGTGCTCTGGACGGCAGAAATGTCCCCGAATACTATCCCGATGGATTTCTACCTTTAATCACATCCAATGTATATGATGGATCTTTTGCTGCCGGTTTAAAAGGACGAGCCGGTGACTGGAGTTACGACTTCAGTCAGGTTTATGGCCATAACTCTCTGGAATACGGTGTAACCAACTCGGTGAACACATCCATTGGAGTTGGCAGCCCTACCACGTTCAAAGCCGGAACACTGGCATTTGATCAGGCAACCACAAATCTTGATTTTGTGAGAACAGCTGATATCGGAACCGCCCAGCCATTGAGTATTGCTTTGGGTAGTGAATTTCGATACGAACTCTATAGAATCATCAGAGGTGATGCAGAATCATATGCCGATGGCGGGAACGGAGCTGCACCCGGTGCACAGGTATTTCCAGGATTCTCACCGCGTAATGAACAGAATGAAGATCGTTACAGTATCGCAGCCTATGCCGATCTGGAAACGGACATCATTGATCCGTGGACTCTGGGATTAGCCGGACGATTTGAAAGCTACAGCGATTTTGGAAATACACTTACAGGTAAGCTTTCGACCCGGTTTGAACTTGTGGAAGGACTCGCTGTAAGGGGAGCCGCCAGCACAGGGTTCCGTGCTCCATCGCTTGCCCAATCGTACTTTACATCCATCGCTACCGTATTCATTGATGGAACACCTTTTGAAGTGGGAACTTTCCCTGTAAATTCTACTGCCGCGCAAGCTTTGGGAGCCGAATCTTTAGAGGCTGAAACTTCTGTAAACCTGAGTGCAGGTGCCACGTTCGAACGCGGTAATTTCTCTCTAACAGCCGACGTCTATCGCATTACCATAGACGATCGAGTAGTATTCACCGAAAACTTTACCGGTGAAGACCTGGCAACATTCCTGCAGAATCAGGGAATTAATGCAACAGGCGGGCGATATTTCACAAATGCTGTGGATACGGAAACACAGGGTATAGATATCATCGCTCGATACGGTTTCAATCTCGCCGATAATTCAACCCTGCGCTTTACACTGGGGATGAATTTCAATGAGACTGAAATTACCAATAAAGATGAAATCGATACGCCCTCCGAACTTCAGGGCCTTACAGACGTACCGTTGTTTGGGCGTGTAGAGATTGGGCGGTTCGAGGTAGGTCAGCCAAGCAGCAACATCAACTTTATGGCCAACTACTCTCGTGACCACTGGTCGGTGATGCTTCGCGCTGTCCGATACGGTGAAATTGAAGTGCTTCGAGCAAACCCTGATGAAGACCAGGTGTACGGAAATGTATTTTCGACAGATCTGGAGTTCACTTATAACATCAGTGAAACCGTTCGATTCTCATTAGGCGGAAACAACATCTTTGATGTCTATCCGGACAAAACATTCCAGGGTAACAGCTTTAACGGAATCTTCCAGTATTCCGGATTTTCGCCTTCAGGATTTGAAGGACGTTATGTCTATTCCCGACTTACAATTAATATCTAA
- a CDS encoding aminopeptidase, translating into MYTSEDRKLALQLLNHSVELKKGENIMLQLVGLNGIGLIRALTEEVRNKGAHPFIKIEDPEINRLLLEKGDDHFWENQTETDQLPLMKQMDAFIGIRAAENIYENSEVPKESNRAYSQKFLNPVHFEERVNHTNWAVLRYPSAAFAMNAKMPTEKFREFYYKACLFDYNKLEQAMKPLEELLRKTDLIELKGEGTDISFSVKGQNWIPCFGKRNIPDGELFSSPIIDSINGHITYAPSVYQGKPFEFVKLEVENGVVTDFDSSNNSALEEILDTDEGAKRFGEFSFGLNPIISEPMYDILFDEKIYGSNHLTLGNDYEIAPNGNESNIHWDLVCIGADVYLDGELIRKGRQFVKDELKGLNPESLV; encoded by the coding sequence ATGTATACTTCAGAAGACCGAAAATTAGCTCTGCAACTTCTTAACCACAGTGTAGAACTGAAAAAGGGAGAAAATATTATGCTTCAGCTTGTGGGGCTGAACGGTATCGGATTAATTCGGGCGCTCACCGAAGAGGTTAGAAACAAAGGAGCGCATCCCTTTATCAAAATTGAGGATCCTGAAATTAACCGATTGCTGCTTGAAAAGGGTGATGATCATTTTTGGGAAAATCAAACCGAGACCGACCAGCTGCCTTTGATGAAACAGATGGATGCTTTTATCGGTATCCGGGCAGCTGAAAATATCTACGAAAATTCTGAGGTACCTAAAGAATCGAACCGAGCCTATTCACAGAAATTCCTGAATCCGGTTCACTTCGAAGAGCGTGTAAATCACACAAATTGGGCTGTACTGAGATATCCATCCGCAGCTTTTGCCATGAACGCCAAAATGCCCACCGAGAAGTTTCGAGAATTTTACTATAAAGCCTGCCTTTTCGATTACAACAAACTGGAGCAGGCTATGAAGCCGCTCGAAGAACTTCTTCGGAAAACAGATCTCATTGAACTTAAGGGAGAAGGAACAGATATCAGTTTCTCAGTAAAAGGGCAAAACTGGATTCCCTGTTTCGGGAAACGGAATATTCCGGACGGCGAACTGTTTTCGTCACCCATCATCGACTCTATTAATGGCCACATCACTTATGCCCCATCCGTCTACCAAGGAAAGCCGTTTGAATTTGTAAAGCTTGAAGTTGAAAATGGTGTCGTCACAGATTTTGATTCATCAAATAACTCTGCCCTTGAAGAAATTCTCGACACGGATGAAGGTGCCAAACGATTCGGTGAGTTTAGTTTTGGGCTGAACCCGATTATCAGCGAGCCGATGTACGACATCCTGTTTGATGAAAAAATCTATGGATCAAATCACCTTACCCTTGGAAATGACTACGAAATTGCTCCCAATGGAAATGAGAGTAATATCCATTGGGATCTGGTCTGCATCGGAGCGGATGTGTACCTGGATGGAGAGCTGATTCGAAAAGGAAGACAATTTGTAAAGGACGAACTGAAAGGGTTAAATCCTGAATCTTTGGTTTAG
- a CDS encoding ABC transporter ATP-binding protein, translated as MIEIKAQNIEKKYGTKRVLTGIDFHYQSSVLGIAGSNGSGKSTLLKMLSGLLKPTSGNIFWNIDGADFLPKAISPYLGFAAPYIQLYEELTVEENLRFLVNLQKNSVIEDLNALLSRFEVKKFRNSLYGNLSTGQQQRVKLASTVIKNPSILMLDEPGSNLDEKGKVLIQSLVQSFREDERMVIIASNQTDELDMCDHQIDLNNLKN; from the coding sequence ATGATTGAGATTAAAGCGCAAAATATTGAAAAAAAATATGGTACAAAGCGTGTACTTACGGGCATCGACTTTCACTACCAATCCTCCGTTTTGGGGATCGCCGGTTCAAATGGGTCCGGTAAATCAACACTTTTAAAAATGTTATCCGGTTTATTAAAACCTACATCCGGAAATATTTTCTGGAATATAGATGGTGCTGATTTTTTACCTAAAGCAATTAGTCCCTATCTCGGTTTTGCAGCTCCATATATTCAACTATATGAAGAACTAACCGTCGAAGAAAATTTACGTTTTTTAGTGAATCTTCAAAAAAACTCTGTTATAGAAGATCTTAATGCCCTATTGAGCCGATTCGAAGTAAAAAAGTTTCGTAATTCCCTCTACGGTAACCTTTCAACAGGTCAGCAGCAACGGGTAAAATTAGCATCAACCGTAATAAAAAATCCATCCATTCTAATGCTGGATGAACCCGGTTCAAACCTGGATGAAAAAGGTAAAGTTTTAATTCAATCCCTTGTTCAATCTTTTCGTGAAGATGAACGAATGGTTATCATCGCCTCCAATCAAACGGATGAACTCGACATGTGCGACCATCAAATCGACCTGAACAATCTTAAAAATTAA
- a CDS encoding S1/P1 nuclease — MKGLLILAAALFFNTSAVDHQEHQKWGQIGHYVTGEIADVYLTDEARERVYEILGDRSLSLSAVWMDDIRSDSEYDYTRTWHWATIPDGMTYEEAEQDEGGDIIWALETLIDELKRGDLTEKEEKDKLRFVIHMIGDIHQPMHVGTGEDLGGNEVRLQWMGENSNLHRVWDSDIINSLEMSYSEIAWEIDVATDEEIAEWQNATVRDWAYESVSYRDRTYDLPDDMRIGYEYRYQNRDLVFKRLLQAGIRTAGVLNEIYGAE; from the coding sequence ATGAAAGGTTTGTTAATTCTTGCAGCTGCACTATTCTTTAATACGTCTGCCGTTGATCATCAAGAGCACCAAAAGTGGGGGCAAATTGGCCACTATGTAACCGGCGAAATAGCGGATGTATATCTAACTGATGAAGCCAGAGAGCGGGTATATGAAATTTTAGGAGATCGATCGTTATCTCTATCTGCAGTTTGGATGGATGATATTCGATCAGACAGCGAATACGACTATACCAGAACCTGGCACTGGGCCACCATTCCGGATGGAATGACTTACGAAGAGGCCGAGCAGGATGAAGGCGGGGATATTATTTGGGCACTTGAAACATTAATTGATGAACTGAAAAGGGGCGACCTAACAGAGAAAGAAGAGAAGGATAAGCTCAGATTCGTGATTCATATGATTGGCGACATTCATCAGCCGATGCACGTAGGAACCGGTGAAGACTTGGGAGGAAATGAGGTACGCCTGCAGTGGATGGGTGAAAACTCGAACCTGCACAGAGTTTGGGATAGTGATATCATTAATTCACTTGAAATGAGTTATTCCGAAATAGCCTGGGAAATTGATGTTGCAACGGATGAAGAAATTGCGGAGTGGCAAAATGCAACCGTTCGGGATTGGGCATATGAGTCTGTCAGTTATCGCGATCGAACCTACGATCTGCCTGATGATATGCGAATTGGCTATGAGTACCGATACCAAAACAGAGATCTGGTGTTTAAAAGGTTACTGCAAGCCGGAATTCGCACGGCGGGTGTTCTGAATGAAATCTACGGAGCTGAATAG
- the clpB gene encoding ATP-dependent chaperone ClpB — protein MNFNKFTIKAQEAVQAALEIAQNANHQAVEPAHILKALLSDSENVTIQVLKKIGVSTSGLLEQLEKKIKTFPVVKGASVSGQYLSNNTKALFDKAQTEATDLGDEYISSEHILLGLIGTSSESSDLLKSQGVKKDQILKILKDVRGSQTVDDPNAESRYQALKKYARNLNELAEKNKLDPVIGRDQEIRRVMQILSRRTKNNPVLIGEPGVGKTAIAEGLALRIVRGDVPEGLKTKQIVALDMGALVAGTKFRGEFEERLKAVVKEVMDSDGELILFIDEIHTLVGAGATEGSMDAANILKPSLARGELHAIGATTLTEYRKYIEKDKALERRLQTVFVGEPSIEDTVSILRGLQERYEVHHGVRITDAAIVAAAELSHRYISDRFLPDKAIDLIDEAASRLRLQIDSMPEELDSIERQIRQLEIEREALKREKDEAKLKSNEKELADLEEKRKSMRAQWDHEKGLIQKTRELKQAIETARNQADKAEREGEYEKVAELRYGTITQLEKDLEETKAKLDDVQEGRSLLKEQVEAEEIADIVSRWTGIPVTKMLSSERQKLLKLEEELHKRVIGQDQAIEAVSDAVRRARAGLQDENRPIGSFMFLGSTGVGKTELARSLADFLFNDEDAMIRIDMSEYMEKHSVSRLIGAPPGYVGYDEGGQLTEAVRRKPYSVVLLDEIEKAHPDAFNILLQVLDDGRLTDNKGVTVDFTNTIVIMTSNIGSHLISEQIEKSGGEMDDSTYTELQDRLFEQLKKTIRPEFLNRIDDVVVFHPLDQRHIRQIVDIQLKRVEGMLTKNNVSLSVSDNVKDWLAVRGYDPVYGARPLKRVIQTQIVNQLAKQLIQREDDSQGVEFEATVSKDGNKLEFAEVYSDAEAWAD, from the coding sequence ATGAATTTCAATAAATTTACGATAAAAGCTCAGGAAGCTGTTCAGGCGGCATTGGAGATCGCTCAAAATGCGAACCATCAGGCTGTGGAGCCGGCGCATATTTTAAAAGCGCTCCTATCCGATTCGGAGAATGTTACCATCCAGGTTCTGAAGAAGATAGGTGTATCCACATCAGGATTGCTGGAACAGCTTGAGAAGAAAATTAAAACCTTCCCGGTTGTAAAAGGTGCATCGGTATCCGGGCAATATCTTTCCAATAACACAAAGGCACTCTTCGACAAAGCTCAAACAGAAGCGACAGATCTTGGTGATGAGTATATCAGTTCAGAGCATATCCTTCTGGGTCTGATTGGAACCTCTTCCGAAAGCAGTGATTTGCTGAAATCGCAGGGAGTAAAAAAAGATCAAATTTTAAAGATTTTGAAAGATGTTCGGGGCAGTCAAACCGTAGACGATCCCAATGCAGAGAGTCGCTATCAGGCGTTGAAAAAGTATGCCAGGAATTTAAATGAACTGGCAGAGAAAAATAAACTGGATCCGGTAATTGGCCGCGATCAGGAGATACGTCGTGTGATGCAGATTCTCTCCCGCCGGACTAAAAATAATCCGGTTCTGATTGGTGAACCCGGTGTTGGTAAAACAGCAATTGCTGAAGGACTTGCCCTGCGAATTGTTCGAGGTGATGTACCTGAAGGATTGAAAACGAAACAGATTGTTGCCCTGGATATGGGAGCGCTAGTGGCCGGGACTAAGTTCCGCGGTGAGTTTGAGGAGCGCCTTAAAGCTGTGGTTAAAGAGGTGATGGATTCAGACGGTGAACTGATTCTCTTTATTGATGAGATTCATACCCTGGTAGGGGCAGGAGCCACTGAGGGTTCAATGGATGCGGCAAATATTTTGAAACCTTCACTGGCCCGGGGCGAACTGCATGCAATTGGTGCCACCACGCTAACCGAGTACAGAAAGTATATTGAGAAAGACAAAGCATTGGAGCGCCGACTTCAAACTGTATTTGTCGGTGAGCCATCAATTGAAGATACGGTGTCGATTTTACGCGGACTTCAGGAGCGATATGAAGTTCACCACGGTGTGCGAATTACGGATGCGGCCATTGTTGCAGCGGCCGAACTATCACACCGGTACATATCTGACAGGTTTCTGCCTGATAAGGCCATTGACCTGATCGATGAAGCCGCATCAAGACTTCGGTTACAGATTGACTCTATGCCTGAAGAGCTTGACAGTATCGAGCGGCAGATTCGTCAGCTCGAAATTGAGCGTGAGGCATTGAAGCGCGAAAAGGATGAGGCCAAACTGAAATCGAATGAGAAAGAACTGGCCGATCTGGAAGAGAAACGCAAATCGATGCGGGCACAGTGGGATCATGAAAAAGGATTGATCCAGAAAACCCGGGAGCTGAAACAGGCCATCGAAACTGCACGTAATCAAGCCGATAAAGCAGAACGTGAAGGCGAGTATGAGAAAGTGGCAGAGCTGCGTTACGGAACCATTACACAGTTGGAGAAGGATCTTGAAGAAACAAAAGCCAAGTTGGATGATGTTCAGGAAGGTCGGTCTCTTCTGAAGGAGCAAGTTGAGGCTGAGGAAATTGCAGATATTGTTTCGCGATGGACCGGTATTCCGGTTACCAAGATGCTTTCCAGCGAACGGCAAAAACTACTCAAGCTGGAGGAAGAACTCCATAAACGGGTGATTGGTCAGGATCAGGCCATTGAGGCGGTCTCTGACGCCGTACGACGTGCAAGAGCAGGTCTGCAGGATGAGAATCGCCCGATCGGTTCATTTATGTTCCTGGGATCTACCGGTGTGGGTAAAACAGAGCTTGCCCGATCATTGGCTGATTTCCTCTTCAATGATGAGGATGCCATGATTCGGATTGATATGAGTGAATATATGGAGAAACACAGCGTCAGTCGTTTGATTGGTGCGCCTCCGGGCTATGTCGGTTATGATGAAGGTGGTCAGCTGACCGAAGCGGTTCGCCGAAAGCCATATTCTGTTGTGCTGCTTGATGAAATTGAAAAAGCACACCCTGATGCCTTTAATATTCTGCTACAGGTTTTGGACGATGGACGCCTGACCGATAATAAAGGTGTAACGGTCGACTTCACGAATACCATTGTGATCATGACCAGCAATATCGGTTCTCACCTGATCTCTGAGCAGATTGAGAAGAGCGGGGGAGAAATGGATGATTCAACGTACACAGAACTGCAGGACAGGTTGTTTGAGCAGCTGAAGAAAACCATACGGCCTGAATTTTTGAACCGGATTGATGATGTGGTTGTTTTCCATCCGCTCGATCAGCGACATATCCGACAAATTGTGGATATTCAGCTTAAAAGGGTTGAGGGTATGCTGACTAAGAATAACGTATCCCTTTCTGTATCGGATAATGTGAAAGACTGGCTGGCTGTTCGCGGTTATGACCCGGTATACGGTGCCAGACCATTGAAGAGAGTGATCCAAACTCAAATCGTAAATCAGCTGGCTAAACAGTTGATTCAGCGGGAGGATGACTCGCAGGGAGTTGAGTTTGAAGCTACAGTAAGTAAAGACGGGAATAAACTGGAGTTCGCTGAAGTATACAGTGACGCGGAAGCGTGGGCAGATTAA
- a CDS encoding macro domain-containing protein has protein sequence MHVEFNEVMVELVSGNIADQPDCDAIVNAANAELRIGGGVAGAIHGVGDPELEELTRPLAPIKPGEAVITEAPNLPNKFVIHCLGPVYGKDKPEDKLLANCYYNALTLAEENGIESIAFPALSTGAFGYPMKEAAQIAFNTVKKKTAELTNVKYIRFVLFSAADYNLHLSVLKEY, from the coding sequence ATGCATGTAGAATTTAATGAAGTAATGGTAGAACTCGTATCAGGTAATATTGCCGACCAGCCTGATTGTGATGCTATAGTTAATGCAGCCAATGCGGAATTAAGAATAGGTGGTGGTGTTGCCGGTGCAATTCATGGCGTGGGAGATCCAGAACTGGAAGAGTTAACACGTCCCCTTGCACCCATCAAACCGGGTGAGGCTGTCATAACGGAAGCCCCAAACTTGCCAAATAAGTTTGTTATACACTGTTTAGGTCCTGTTTATGGAAAGGATAAACCTGAAGATAAGCTGTTGGCAAACTGCTATTACAATGCATTAACCCTTGCGGAAGAGAATGGTATAGAATCGATTGCATTTCCTGCACTATCTACCGGAGCGTTTGGATACCCCATGAAAGAAGCCGCACAAATAGCGTTTAACACCGTAAAGAAGAAAACCGCGGAGCTAACTAATGTAAAATATATTCGCTTTGTACTGTTCAGTGCAGCTGACTATAATCTGCACCTAAGTGTATTGAAAGAGTACTGA